The proteins below are encoded in one region of Chaetodon trifascialis isolate fChaTrf1 chromosome 11, fChaTrf1.hap1, whole genome shotgun sequence:
- the LOC139338641 gene encoding epidermal growth factor receptor substrate 15-like 1 isoform X3, with protein MAALMTLGQLSSGIPAYESYYRQLDPGNTGKISAVDAAQFLKKSGLSDSTLGKIWDLADSERKGYLDKRGFFIALKLVASAQGGNDISLNNLSQIVAAPKFRDTSSPLLNVSPAGPDSQWAIRLDEKGKFEGIFESLSPVNGLLSGDKVRPILINSKLPLDVLGKIWDLSDVDKDGHLDKDEFTVAMHLVYRAMEKEPVPATLPTSLIPPSKRKKFAGALPGAVAVLPALSGLSAGPAPLKESLRSTPPLASTNLLSNNTVNLSPKHSFKSSSQPAVNWVVPVADRERYDELFKKTDTDNDGLVNGTEVIEIFMLSSLSQTVLAQIWGLADTKQTGKLTREQFSLAMHLIQQKTSKGIDPPSSLTPDMIPPSERTAPSAAGPDSTSSTGSVELTGIKELDDLSQEIAQLQREKFILEQEIREKEEGIRHQNSEVQDMQNGLDRESSSLQDLESQKQVAQERLEEMDQQRSKLEGMLNDVKQKCQEESQMISSLQSQIRSQETDLRSQEDELSRTKAELSRLQEEEAQLEQSLLTGRVQLDSIVKSLKTTQEELNQARSKLSLIQDNQKEVTKTIEQYNSALSDINGGNLSNLPDLNEGFAEKENGGFRSADESFKSKIAMFNNSSAKEPLADPFQTEDPFKPDPFNDPFGGDPFKESDPFKGTSSEDFFKRTDKADLFGSSDPFGRKPTPPAKPSAFSSDRFTSNSPKPKDSDVFGTADPFGSNSFGSKGGGFADFSQMSKKSDNPVLPSKKNVPNRPAPPYVGALSLTASEPIQGACSTADSKGSFVSTHSSKTSKECPVGFADFGSDLNMPSLEMRASSWSGPSGRASVRSRRG; from the exons ATGGCGGCGCTCATGACTCTCGGTCAG ttaTCAAGTGGAATCCCAGCCTATGAGAGCTATTACAGACAG CTGGATCCGGGAAACACAGGCAAAATATCAGCTGTAGATGCGGCTCAGTTCCTAAAGAAGTCAGGGCTGTCAGACAGTACACTGGGGAAG attTGGGATTTGGCAGATTCAGAAAGAAAAGGCTATTTGGATAAGCGG GGTTTCTTCATAGCTTTGAAACTGGTGGCCTCAGCACAGGGTGGAAATGATATCAGCCTTAACAACCTCAGTCAAATCGTAGCTGCACCCAAATTT agagACACTAGCAGTCCATTATTAAATGTTTCACCAGCAGGACCTGACTCACAGTGGGCAATTAGG CTGGATGAAAAAGGGAAGTTTGAGGGCATTTTTGAGAGTCTGTCCCCTGTCAACGGTCTCCTTTCTGGTGATAAGGTCCGGCCAATTTTGATCAACTCCAAGCTACCTCTGGATGTGTTAGGAAAG ATTTGGGACCTAAGTGACGTTGACAAAGATGGACACTTGGACAAAGATGAATTCACAGTG GCCATGCATCTGGTGTATCGTGCCATGGAGAAGGAGCCGGTCCCAGCTACCTTACCCACTTCCCTCATCCCCCCTTCTAAACGGAAGAAGTTTGCAGGGGCTCTGCCAGGTGCTGTGGCTGTACTGCCTGCTCTGTCCGGCCTTTCGGCTGGCCCCGCTCCTCTCAAGGAGTCCCTGCGAAGCACTCCTCCTCTGGCCAGCACTAATCTCCTCAGCAACAATACTGTCAACCTCTCTCCAAAACACTCCTTTAAATCCAGCTCACAG CCAGCGGTGAACTGGGTAGTACCGGTGGCCGACAGGGAGAGATATGATGAGCTCTTCAAGAAAACAGACACCGACAATGACGGCCTCGTGAATGGAACTGAGGTCATAGAGATCTTCATGCTGTCCAGCCTCTCACAGACCGTGCTGGCACAGATATG gGGACTCGCCGACACTAAGCAGACGGGCAAACTGACCCGGGAGCAGTTCTCTCTGGCCATGCATCTGATCCAGCAGAAGACCAGTAAAGGCATagaccctccctcctctctaaCCCCAGACATGATCCCCCCATCCGAAAGGACTGCACCTTCAGCGGCGGGCCCT GACAGCACCAGCTCCACGGGGTCGGTCGAGCTGACAGGCATCAAAGAACTGGATGACCTCAGCCAGGAAATAGCTCAGCTGCAGAG AGAGAAATTCATCCTGGAGCAGGAGAtcagggagaaagaggaaggcaTCAGGCATCAGAACAGTGAAGTTCAG GACATGCAGAACGGCTTGGACAGGgagagcagcagcctgcaggacCTGGAGTCGCAGAAGCAGGTCGCACAGGAACGTCTGGAGGAGATGGACCAGCAGCGCTCCAAGCTGGAGGGCATGCTCAATGACGTGAAGCAGAAGTGCCAGGAGGAGTCCCAGATG ATCTCGTCCCTGCAGAGCCAGATCCGCTCTCAGGAGACCGACCTGCGGAGCCAGGAGGACGAACTGAGCCGCACCAAGGCGGAGCTGAGccggctgcaggaggaggaggcccagCTGGAGCAGAGCCTGCTCACCGGTCGCGTCCAGCTGGACAGCATCGTTAAGTCGCTGAAAACCACTCAGGAAGAGCTCAACCAG gctcGCAGTAAGCTGTCGCTGATCCAGGACAACCAGAAGGAGGTGACCAAGACCATTGAGCAGTACAACAGCGCTCTGAGCGACATCAACGGGGGAAACTTGAGCAACCTGCCGGACTTAAACGAAGGGTTTGCTGAGAAGGAGAACGGAGGTTTCAGAAGTGCG GATGAGTCTTTCAAGTCAAAGATAGCCATGTTCAACAACAGCAGTGCTAAGGAGCCTCTAGCAGACCCTTTCCAGACAGAGGACCCCTTCAAGCCCGACCCCTTCAATG ATCCATTTGGAGGAGATCCTTTCAAAGAAAGTGATCCCTTCAAGGGCACCTCATCTGAAGACTTTTTTAAGAGAACGGACAAGGCAGACCTGTTTGGATCCTCAGACCCCTTCGGTAGAAAACCCACGCCCCCAGCCAAG ccAAGTGCCTTTAGCAGTGACCGTTTCACATCAAACAGCCCAAAACCAAAGGATTCAG ATGTGTTCGGGACAGCGGACCCCTTTGGAAGCAACTCTTTTGGAAGCAAAGGAGGTGGATTTGCTGATTTTAGTCAGATGTCAAAG AAGTCGGACAACCCAGTACTCCCATCAAAGAAAAATGTGCCGAACCGGCCCGCACCTCCCTATG TAGGTGCGCTCAGTTTGACTGCTTCAGAGCCCATCCAGGGCGCTTGCTCCACAGCAGACAGTAAAGGCTCTTTTGTTTCGACACACTCGAGTAAAACATCCAAAGAGTGCCCTGTGGGTTTTGCAGATTTTGGCTCT gATCTGAATATGCCAAG TTTGGAAATGAGAGCCAGCAGCTGGAGTGGGCCAAGCGGGAGAGCGAGcgtgaggagcaggagaggctga
- the LOC139338641 gene encoding epidermal growth factor receptor substrate 15-like 1 isoform X2: MAALMTLGQLSSGIPAYESYYRQLDPGNTGKISAVDAAQFLKKSGLSDSTLGKIWDLADSERKGYLDKRGFFIALKLVASAQGGNDISLNNLSQIVAAPKFRDTSSPLLNVSPAGPDSQWAIRLDEKGKFEGIFESLSPVNGLLSGDKVRPILINSKLPLDVLGKIWDLSDVDKDGHLDKDEFTVAMHLVYRAMEKEPVPATLPTSLIPPSKRKKFAGALPGAVAVLPALSGLSAGPAPLKESLRSTPPLASTNLLSNNTVNLSPKHSFKSSSQPAVNWVVPVADRERYDELFKKTDTDNDGLVNGTEVIEIFMLSSLSQTVLAQIWGLADTKQTGKLTREQFSLAMHLIQQKTSKGIDPPSSLTPDMIPPSERTAPSAAGPSYAGFLSAVRPELAAVANMRRDSTSSTGSVELTGIKELDDLSQEIAQLQREKFILEQEIREKEEGIRHQNSEVQDMQNGLDRESSSLQDLESQKQVAQERLEEMDQQRSKLEGMLNDVKQKCQEESQMISSLQSQIRSQETDLRSQEDELSRTKAELSRLQEEEAQLEQSLLTGRVQLDSIVKSLKTTQEELNQARSKLSLIQDNQKEVTKTIEQYNSALSDINGGNLSNLPDLNEGFAEKENGGFRSADESFKSKIAMFNNSSAKEPLADPFQTEDPFKPDPFNDPFGGDPFKESDPFKGTSSEDFFKRTDKADLFGSSDPFGRKPTPPAKPSAFSSDRFTSNSPKPKDSDVFGTADPFGSNSFGSKGGGFADFSQMSKKSDNPVLPSKKNVPNRPAPPYGSEYAKFGNESQQLEWAKRESEREEQERLRRLRLQEQQDLELAIALSRADMPSS; encoded by the exons ATGGCGGCGCTCATGACTCTCGGTCAG ttaTCAAGTGGAATCCCAGCCTATGAGAGCTATTACAGACAG CTGGATCCGGGAAACACAGGCAAAATATCAGCTGTAGATGCGGCTCAGTTCCTAAAGAAGTCAGGGCTGTCAGACAGTACACTGGGGAAG attTGGGATTTGGCAGATTCAGAAAGAAAAGGCTATTTGGATAAGCGG GGTTTCTTCATAGCTTTGAAACTGGTGGCCTCAGCACAGGGTGGAAATGATATCAGCCTTAACAACCTCAGTCAAATCGTAGCTGCACCCAAATTT agagACACTAGCAGTCCATTATTAAATGTTTCACCAGCAGGACCTGACTCACAGTGGGCAATTAGG CTGGATGAAAAAGGGAAGTTTGAGGGCATTTTTGAGAGTCTGTCCCCTGTCAACGGTCTCCTTTCTGGTGATAAGGTCCGGCCAATTTTGATCAACTCCAAGCTACCTCTGGATGTGTTAGGAAAG ATTTGGGACCTAAGTGACGTTGACAAAGATGGACACTTGGACAAAGATGAATTCACAGTG GCCATGCATCTGGTGTATCGTGCCATGGAGAAGGAGCCGGTCCCAGCTACCTTACCCACTTCCCTCATCCCCCCTTCTAAACGGAAGAAGTTTGCAGGGGCTCTGCCAGGTGCTGTGGCTGTACTGCCTGCTCTGTCCGGCCTTTCGGCTGGCCCCGCTCCTCTCAAGGAGTCCCTGCGAAGCACTCCTCCTCTGGCCAGCACTAATCTCCTCAGCAACAATACTGTCAACCTCTCTCCAAAACACTCCTTTAAATCCAGCTCACAG CCAGCGGTGAACTGGGTAGTACCGGTGGCCGACAGGGAGAGATATGATGAGCTCTTCAAGAAAACAGACACCGACAATGACGGCCTCGTGAATGGAACTGAGGTCATAGAGATCTTCATGCTGTCCAGCCTCTCACAGACCGTGCTGGCACAGATATG gGGACTCGCCGACACTAAGCAGACGGGCAAACTGACCCGGGAGCAGTTCTCTCTGGCCATGCATCTGATCCAGCAGAAGACCAGTAAAGGCATagaccctccctcctctctaaCCCCAGACATGATCCCCCCATCCGAAAGGACTGCACCTTCAGCGGCGGGCCCT AGCTATGCGGGGTTTCTATCAGCTGTGAGACCTGAACTTGCTGCAGTAGCTAATATGCGCAGA GACAGCACCAGCTCCACGGGGTCGGTCGAGCTGACAGGCATCAAAGAACTGGATGACCTCAGCCAGGAAATAGCTCAGCTGCAGAG AGAGAAATTCATCCTGGAGCAGGAGAtcagggagaaagaggaaggcaTCAGGCATCAGAACAGTGAAGTTCAG GACATGCAGAACGGCTTGGACAGGgagagcagcagcctgcaggacCTGGAGTCGCAGAAGCAGGTCGCACAGGAACGTCTGGAGGAGATGGACCAGCAGCGCTCCAAGCTGGAGGGCATGCTCAATGACGTGAAGCAGAAGTGCCAGGAGGAGTCCCAGATG ATCTCGTCCCTGCAGAGCCAGATCCGCTCTCAGGAGACCGACCTGCGGAGCCAGGAGGACGAACTGAGCCGCACCAAGGCGGAGCTGAGccggctgcaggaggaggaggcccagCTGGAGCAGAGCCTGCTCACCGGTCGCGTCCAGCTGGACAGCATCGTTAAGTCGCTGAAAACCACTCAGGAAGAGCTCAACCAG gctcGCAGTAAGCTGTCGCTGATCCAGGACAACCAGAAGGAGGTGACCAAGACCATTGAGCAGTACAACAGCGCTCTGAGCGACATCAACGGGGGAAACTTGAGCAACCTGCCGGACTTAAACGAAGGGTTTGCTGAGAAGGAGAACGGAGGTTTCAGAAGTGCG GATGAGTCTTTCAAGTCAAAGATAGCCATGTTCAACAACAGCAGTGCTAAGGAGCCTCTAGCAGACCCTTTCCAGACAGAGGACCCCTTCAAGCCCGACCCCTTCAATG ATCCATTTGGAGGAGATCCTTTCAAAGAAAGTGATCCCTTCAAGGGCACCTCATCTGAAGACTTTTTTAAGAGAACGGACAAGGCAGACCTGTTTGGATCCTCAGACCCCTTCGGTAGAAAACCCACGCCCCCAGCCAAG ccAAGTGCCTTTAGCAGTGACCGTTTCACATCAAACAGCCCAAAACCAAAGGATTCAG ATGTGTTCGGGACAGCGGACCCCTTTGGAAGCAACTCTTTTGGAAGCAAAGGAGGTGGATTTGCTGATTTTAGTCAGATGTCAAAG AAGTCGGACAACCCAGTACTCCCATCAAAGAAAAATGTGCCGAACCGGCCCGCACCTCCCTATG gATCTGAATATGCCAAG TTTGGAAATGAGAGCCAGCAGCTGGAGTGGGCCAAGCGGGAGAGCGAGcgtgaggagcaggagaggctgaggaggctgcgGCTCCAGGAGCAGCAGGATCTGGAGCTGGCCATCGCTCTCAGCAGGGCCGACATGCCGAGCTCCTGA
- the LOC139338641 gene encoding epidermal growth factor receptor substrate 15-like 1 isoform X5: MAALMTLGQLSSGIPAYESYYRQLDPGNTGKISAVDAAQFLKKSGLSDSTLGKIWDLADSERKGYLDKRGFFIALKLVASAQGGNDISLNNLSQIVAAPKFRDTSSPLLNVSPAGPDSQWAIRLDEKGKFEGIFESLSPVNGLLSGDKVRPILINSKLPLDVLGKIWDLSDVDKDGHLDKDEFTVAMHLVYRAMEKEPVPATLPTSLIPPSKRKKFAGALPGAVAVLPALSGLSAGPAPLKESLRSTPPLASTNLLSNNTVNLSPKHSFKSSSQPAVNWVVPVADRERYDELFKKTDTDNDGLVNGTEVIEIFMLSSLSQTVLAQIWGLADTKQTGKLTREQFSLAMHLIQQKTSKGIDPPSSLTPDMIPPSERTAPSAAGPDSTSSTGSVELTGIKELDDLSQEIAQLQREKFILEQEIREKEEGIRHQNSEVQDMQNGLDRESSSLQDLESQKQVAQERLEEMDQQRSKLEGMLNDVKQKCQEESQMISSLQSQIRSQETDLRSQEDELSRTKAELSRLQEEEAQLEQSLLTGRVQLDSIVKSLKTTQEELNQARSKLSLIQDNQKEVTKTIEQYNSALSDINGGNLSNLPDLNEGFAEKENGGFRSADESFKSKIAMFNNSSAKEPLADPFQTEDPFKPDPFNDPFGGDPFKESDPFKGTSSEDFFKRTDKADLFGSSDPFGRKPTPPAKPSAFSSDRFTSNSPKPKDSDVFGTADPFGSNSFGSKGGGFADFSQMSKKSDNPVLPSKKNVPNRPAPPYVGALSLTASEPIQGACSTADSKGSFVSTHSSKTSKECPVGFADFGSFGNESQQLEWAKRESEREEQERLRRLRLQEQQDLELAIALSRADMPSS, encoded by the exons ATGGCGGCGCTCATGACTCTCGGTCAG ttaTCAAGTGGAATCCCAGCCTATGAGAGCTATTACAGACAG CTGGATCCGGGAAACACAGGCAAAATATCAGCTGTAGATGCGGCTCAGTTCCTAAAGAAGTCAGGGCTGTCAGACAGTACACTGGGGAAG attTGGGATTTGGCAGATTCAGAAAGAAAAGGCTATTTGGATAAGCGG GGTTTCTTCATAGCTTTGAAACTGGTGGCCTCAGCACAGGGTGGAAATGATATCAGCCTTAACAACCTCAGTCAAATCGTAGCTGCACCCAAATTT agagACACTAGCAGTCCATTATTAAATGTTTCACCAGCAGGACCTGACTCACAGTGGGCAATTAGG CTGGATGAAAAAGGGAAGTTTGAGGGCATTTTTGAGAGTCTGTCCCCTGTCAACGGTCTCCTTTCTGGTGATAAGGTCCGGCCAATTTTGATCAACTCCAAGCTACCTCTGGATGTGTTAGGAAAG ATTTGGGACCTAAGTGACGTTGACAAAGATGGACACTTGGACAAAGATGAATTCACAGTG GCCATGCATCTGGTGTATCGTGCCATGGAGAAGGAGCCGGTCCCAGCTACCTTACCCACTTCCCTCATCCCCCCTTCTAAACGGAAGAAGTTTGCAGGGGCTCTGCCAGGTGCTGTGGCTGTACTGCCTGCTCTGTCCGGCCTTTCGGCTGGCCCCGCTCCTCTCAAGGAGTCCCTGCGAAGCACTCCTCCTCTGGCCAGCACTAATCTCCTCAGCAACAATACTGTCAACCTCTCTCCAAAACACTCCTTTAAATCCAGCTCACAG CCAGCGGTGAACTGGGTAGTACCGGTGGCCGACAGGGAGAGATATGATGAGCTCTTCAAGAAAACAGACACCGACAATGACGGCCTCGTGAATGGAACTGAGGTCATAGAGATCTTCATGCTGTCCAGCCTCTCACAGACCGTGCTGGCACAGATATG gGGACTCGCCGACACTAAGCAGACGGGCAAACTGACCCGGGAGCAGTTCTCTCTGGCCATGCATCTGATCCAGCAGAAGACCAGTAAAGGCATagaccctccctcctctctaaCCCCAGACATGATCCCCCCATCCGAAAGGACTGCACCTTCAGCGGCGGGCCCT GACAGCACCAGCTCCACGGGGTCGGTCGAGCTGACAGGCATCAAAGAACTGGATGACCTCAGCCAGGAAATAGCTCAGCTGCAGAG AGAGAAATTCATCCTGGAGCAGGAGAtcagggagaaagaggaaggcaTCAGGCATCAGAACAGTGAAGTTCAG GACATGCAGAACGGCTTGGACAGGgagagcagcagcctgcaggacCTGGAGTCGCAGAAGCAGGTCGCACAGGAACGTCTGGAGGAGATGGACCAGCAGCGCTCCAAGCTGGAGGGCATGCTCAATGACGTGAAGCAGAAGTGCCAGGAGGAGTCCCAGATG ATCTCGTCCCTGCAGAGCCAGATCCGCTCTCAGGAGACCGACCTGCGGAGCCAGGAGGACGAACTGAGCCGCACCAAGGCGGAGCTGAGccggctgcaggaggaggaggcccagCTGGAGCAGAGCCTGCTCACCGGTCGCGTCCAGCTGGACAGCATCGTTAAGTCGCTGAAAACCACTCAGGAAGAGCTCAACCAG gctcGCAGTAAGCTGTCGCTGATCCAGGACAACCAGAAGGAGGTGACCAAGACCATTGAGCAGTACAACAGCGCTCTGAGCGACATCAACGGGGGAAACTTGAGCAACCTGCCGGACTTAAACGAAGGGTTTGCTGAGAAGGAGAACGGAGGTTTCAGAAGTGCG GATGAGTCTTTCAAGTCAAAGATAGCCATGTTCAACAACAGCAGTGCTAAGGAGCCTCTAGCAGACCCTTTCCAGACAGAGGACCCCTTCAAGCCCGACCCCTTCAATG ATCCATTTGGAGGAGATCCTTTCAAAGAAAGTGATCCCTTCAAGGGCACCTCATCTGAAGACTTTTTTAAGAGAACGGACAAGGCAGACCTGTTTGGATCCTCAGACCCCTTCGGTAGAAAACCCACGCCCCCAGCCAAG ccAAGTGCCTTTAGCAGTGACCGTTTCACATCAAACAGCCCAAAACCAAAGGATTCAG ATGTGTTCGGGACAGCGGACCCCTTTGGAAGCAACTCTTTTGGAAGCAAAGGAGGTGGATTTGCTGATTTTAGTCAGATGTCAAAG AAGTCGGACAACCCAGTACTCCCATCAAAGAAAAATGTGCCGAACCGGCCCGCACCTCCCTATG TAGGTGCGCTCAGTTTGACTGCTTCAGAGCCCATCCAGGGCGCTTGCTCCACAGCAGACAGTAAAGGCTCTTTTGTTTCGACACACTCGAGTAAAACATCCAAAGAGTGCCCTGTGGGTTTTGCAGATTTTGGCTCT TTTGGAAATGAGAGCCAGCAGCTGGAGTGGGCCAAGCGGGAGAGCGAGcgtgaggagcaggagaggctgaggaggctgcgGCTCCAGGAGCAGCAGGATCTGGAGCTGGCCATCGCTCTCAGCAGGGCCGACATGCCGAGCTCCTGA
- the LOC139338641 gene encoding epidermal growth factor receptor substrate 15-like 1 isoform X1, which translates to MAALMTLGQLSSGIPAYESYYRQLDPGNTGKISAVDAAQFLKKSGLSDSTLGKIWDLADSERKGYLDKRGFFIALKLVASAQGGNDISLNNLSQIVAAPKFRDTSSPLLNVSPAGPDSQWAIRLDEKGKFEGIFESLSPVNGLLSGDKVRPILINSKLPLDVLGKIWDLSDVDKDGHLDKDEFTVAMHLVYRAMEKEPVPATLPTSLIPPSKRKKFAGALPGAVAVLPALSGLSAGPAPLKESLRSTPPLASTNLLSNNTVNLSPKHSFKSSSQPAVNWVVPVADRERYDELFKKTDTDNDGLVNGTEVIEIFMLSSLSQTVLAQIWGLADTKQTGKLTREQFSLAMHLIQQKTSKGIDPPSSLTPDMIPPSERTAPSAAGPSYAGFLSAVRPELAAVANMRRDSTSSTGSVELTGIKELDDLSQEIAQLQREKFILEQEIREKEEGIRHQNSEVQDMQNGLDRESSSLQDLESQKQVAQERLEEMDQQRSKLEGMLNDVKQKCQEESQMISSLQSQIRSQETDLRSQEDELSRTKAELSRLQEEEAQLEQSLLTGRVQLDSIVKSLKTTQEELNQARSKLSLIQDNQKEVTKTIEQYNSALSDINGGNLSNLPDLNEGFAEKENGGFRSADESFKSKIAMFNNSSAKEPLADPFQTEDPFKPDPFNDPFGGDPFKESDPFKGTSSEDFFKRTDKADLFGSSDPFGRKPTPPAKPSAFSSDRFTSNSPKPKDSDVFGTADPFGSNSFGSKGGGFADFSQMSKKSDNPVLPSKKNVPNRPAPPYVGALSLTASEPIQGACSTADSKGSFVSTHSSKTSKECPVGFADFGSDLNMPSLEMRASSWSGPSGRASVRSRRG; encoded by the exons ATGGCGGCGCTCATGACTCTCGGTCAG ttaTCAAGTGGAATCCCAGCCTATGAGAGCTATTACAGACAG CTGGATCCGGGAAACACAGGCAAAATATCAGCTGTAGATGCGGCTCAGTTCCTAAAGAAGTCAGGGCTGTCAGACAGTACACTGGGGAAG attTGGGATTTGGCAGATTCAGAAAGAAAAGGCTATTTGGATAAGCGG GGTTTCTTCATAGCTTTGAAACTGGTGGCCTCAGCACAGGGTGGAAATGATATCAGCCTTAACAACCTCAGTCAAATCGTAGCTGCACCCAAATTT agagACACTAGCAGTCCATTATTAAATGTTTCACCAGCAGGACCTGACTCACAGTGGGCAATTAGG CTGGATGAAAAAGGGAAGTTTGAGGGCATTTTTGAGAGTCTGTCCCCTGTCAACGGTCTCCTTTCTGGTGATAAGGTCCGGCCAATTTTGATCAACTCCAAGCTACCTCTGGATGTGTTAGGAAAG ATTTGGGACCTAAGTGACGTTGACAAAGATGGACACTTGGACAAAGATGAATTCACAGTG GCCATGCATCTGGTGTATCGTGCCATGGAGAAGGAGCCGGTCCCAGCTACCTTACCCACTTCCCTCATCCCCCCTTCTAAACGGAAGAAGTTTGCAGGGGCTCTGCCAGGTGCTGTGGCTGTACTGCCTGCTCTGTCCGGCCTTTCGGCTGGCCCCGCTCCTCTCAAGGAGTCCCTGCGAAGCACTCCTCCTCTGGCCAGCACTAATCTCCTCAGCAACAATACTGTCAACCTCTCTCCAAAACACTCCTTTAAATCCAGCTCACAG CCAGCGGTGAACTGGGTAGTACCGGTGGCCGACAGGGAGAGATATGATGAGCTCTTCAAGAAAACAGACACCGACAATGACGGCCTCGTGAATGGAACTGAGGTCATAGAGATCTTCATGCTGTCCAGCCTCTCACAGACCGTGCTGGCACAGATATG gGGACTCGCCGACACTAAGCAGACGGGCAAACTGACCCGGGAGCAGTTCTCTCTGGCCATGCATCTGATCCAGCAGAAGACCAGTAAAGGCATagaccctccctcctctctaaCCCCAGACATGATCCCCCCATCCGAAAGGACTGCACCTTCAGCGGCGGGCCCT AGCTATGCGGGGTTTCTATCAGCTGTGAGACCTGAACTTGCTGCAGTAGCTAATATGCGCAGA GACAGCACCAGCTCCACGGGGTCGGTCGAGCTGACAGGCATCAAAGAACTGGATGACCTCAGCCAGGAAATAGCTCAGCTGCAGAG AGAGAAATTCATCCTGGAGCAGGAGAtcagggagaaagaggaaggcaTCAGGCATCAGAACAGTGAAGTTCAG GACATGCAGAACGGCTTGGACAGGgagagcagcagcctgcaggacCTGGAGTCGCAGAAGCAGGTCGCACAGGAACGTCTGGAGGAGATGGACCAGCAGCGCTCCAAGCTGGAGGGCATGCTCAATGACGTGAAGCAGAAGTGCCAGGAGGAGTCCCAGATG ATCTCGTCCCTGCAGAGCCAGATCCGCTCTCAGGAGACCGACCTGCGGAGCCAGGAGGACGAACTGAGCCGCACCAAGGCGGAGCTGAGccggctgcaggaggaggaggcccagCTGGAGCAGAGCCTGCTCACCGGTCGCGTCCAGCTGGACAGCATCGTTAAGTCGCTGAAAACCACTCAGGAAGAGCTCAACCAG gctcGCAGTAAGCTGTCGCTGATCCAGGACAACCAGAAGGAGGTGACCAAGACCATTGAGCAGTACAACAGCGCTCTGAGCGACATCAACGGGGGAAACTTGAGCAACCTGCCGGACTTAAACGAAGGGTTTGCTGAGAAGGAGAACGGAGGTTTCAGAAGTGCG GATGAGTCTTTCAAGTCAAAGATAGCCATGTTCAACAACAGCAGTGCTAAGGAGCCTCTAGCAGACCCTTTCCAGACAGAGGACCCCTTCAAGCCCGACCCCTTCAATG ATCCATTTGGAGGAGATCCTTTCAAAGAAAGTGATCCCTTCAAGGGCACCTCATCTGAAGACTTTTTTAAGAGAACGGACAAGGCAGACCTGTTTGGATCCTCAGACCCCTTCGGTAGAAAACCCACGCCCCCAGCCAAG ccAAGTGCCTTTAGCAGTGACCGTTTCACATCAAACAGCCCAAAACCAAAGGATTCAG ATGTGTTCGGGACAGCGGACCCCTTTGGAAGCAACTCTTTTGGAAGCAAAGGAGGTGGATTTGCTGATTTTAGTCAGATGTCAAAG AAGTCGGACAACCCAGTACTCCCATCAAAGAAAAATGTGCCGAACCGGCCCGCACCTCCCTATG TAGGTGCGCTCAGTTTGACTGCTTCAGAGCCCATCCAGGGCGCTTGCTCCACAGCAGACAGTAAAGGCTCTTTTGTTTCGACACACTCGAGTAAAACATCCAAAGAGTGCCCTGTGGGTTTTGCAGATTTTGGCTCT gATCTGAATATGCCAAG TTTGGAAATGAGAGCCAGCAGCTGGAGTGGGCCAAGCGGGAGAGCGAGcgtgaggagcaggagaggctga